AAAACTTAAATTAGAATAGTTTAAGTTAACTCGAACGTTCATACTTGGAATGTTGTTGAAAGGAATATCAAGTATCGGAACGGCCGAAAACGACAGAAGCATCGAAAGAATCTTCATTGTCGATTCACGAAAAGGAACATAGCGAAGAGGTTGGTAGGAAAAGAGTGGCGCATCCTTCAGCGGCTGTATGCGTTACCAGACACACGGGGGTTAACCAGCAaggaaaaaaattgataaatccaCAACAGAAAATGTACGAAAGGTGGCGTTTGATGCGAGAAGCTCTAGTAAAAAAGACTACTTCTGCGAGTGGTGGCGTTGGTGATGGTGGTAGTAGTTGTTGGGTTGGTGGCGgaggagaagaaggagaaggagGAGGTGGTGGTGGTGATGAAGGTACCGGTGACAATTGCGATATCGATATCAATGCCAGTACCGGTATCGATCACGATGGCGATCGCGATGGCGAAGACAAcggtagtagtagtaatagtaacgTTACCAAGGATGTACCTCGTAATTCCGTGGAAACAAGAAGAAATAGATGTAACAACGAACTCAAGCTGAACGGAGGAAATGGTAACGCGATCGTTTGTTGCGATAGTCGAGGAAAAAGCTCGATGCAGTAAAATCTTGACAAATAGTAACACATACGCGAGACGtctgaatttttttttcttacgaAACTTTGattaacatatatatatatatatatatatgtaatagtttcctgattaaaattgattacgaaacacgacgtaattcgggAAGTTCGAGAGTTTACTGTGTCATAAATAAAGATTTTTTTAAACTGTTCGAATTTCACGAGTTTGGTAATATTCTGTGACAGGTCGAGTACGAATCGCCCATGTGCCGTATGGGAAATCCTTAGCGATAGAGGggaagaaaatgaaagaaaaagcgATAAAACTGACAGAAACTAAAGTGACGGATAACCAAAAAACAGCTGCGCAGACGGCCAAGAGTGGCTTACGGATCGCTCACGTTCCACAGGTGGTTGGTATCTGTTTGGTTTGTCGCGAGTTTCGAAAGAACACAGTCGTTACGGTATTCTAGGTTTTTCTGCATTTTAGATTCCACAATTGATACGACCCGAACCGTTACAAGTGGCTACGCAAAAGTTTCCTTTAAATGTTCGCCAGTATTACGTGAATATGATGCACGACATATGCGTTTCGATTTACACGAATGCCGAAGATGCGGCGCAACGCGCGGTTAAAGAAGAACACGCTTGCCACGAAAGATGCAAAGCTTTAGCCgtttataaaaattcttgtaTGCTTGCCGCGCACAGATTAAAGAAAGAAATTGAGCAGAATCAATCAGCGACGGCAACGACATCGGGTAACAGCGTAGTGTCTCACGAAGCGGTACTCGCCGGAAAAACAAAGGGTTCTTGGAGTGTCATTAAGACGAAGAAATGCGTGACAGACTTTAAAGGGGTAGCACTGTACGGTATGTTGAAGAAATGGATAATGACGGAACAACAACTTCGAGATAACGGATTTCCTCGTCCACATCCGGATGGTCAAAAGGTAAAAGAGATACGAATATCAGCTTGTAATATTAGAGAATTTATTTGATTTGTTCTAGGGTCGTGCGAAAGTTTACGTGATCAATTCTCGGAATCAGAGTGTCTTGTCGAAAGTGCCTAACGAAAGAATTTGTTGCCGATGCGGTCAGACTTACATGATCAATAAATACGGATTTGCATTGCAACCACAAAATTGTATATATCACTGGGGTAGAAAATTCACGATCAGAGGAGAGGGTAAATACAGTTGCTGTCAACAGTATGGTTCAGCGACCGGTTGTTGCGTCGCGAAGACCCACGTTTGGGATTATACCGATTACGAAAATCTTCGTGGTTACGTGAAAACTTTGTCAAAAGGTATATTGCCGTTAAATCGATATTATCTGTGTTTTCATGCCTCACCAACGTCCTTTTCCTTTTCATCGCTTTCGCGCTCTTCTTCGTACTCTTCGAGAAATTTTACTCTTTTCTTTGCCTCGTTTGCTGTGATCGCGAAGGTACACCGGCCGAAGAACAAGGAGTTTACGCGCTAGACTGTGAAATGTGTTACACGACGCAAGGATTAGAATTGACGAGAATAACGATCATCGATGAAGATTGCAACGTAGTGTACGAGGCGTTGGTCAAGCCTCAAAATCCCATAATCGATTACAATACAAGGTACAGAGCGGTACAGAGATAGATTAATCGTTCGTTTCGGTTAAAATATCTATCGCTATATATAGCGATACGCGTACACGCGTAGCATATATCGACATACGCATTTATTAGAGAATATTTATTAGTTTGGAAATGGAAAAGAAGCGGTTTGTCTCGTTTGTCGCGCCAACGCGTTAATCGACGATACTAATTGTGCAGGTTTTCTGGAATAACGGAAGAAAGCATGAAGGACGTAACAACAACATTATTGGACGTCCAAGCAACGATATTGACGATGTTCTCGGACAAAACGATATTGGTGGGTCACAGTCTCGAGAGTGATTTCAAATCTTTGAGACTGTTACATGACACAGTGGTCGACACGAGCGTCATGTTTCCACACAAGAACGGATATCCACAAAAGAGAGCATTGAAAAATCTTTGTTCCGAATATTTGAGAAAACTCATTCAAAATGACGGTTCGTTAACAATTAAATCCAGTTCCATTTGATTTGCTTTCAATAAAACGTACACTGATTTCGTAATGATATTGCAGTCGGTGGACACGACAGTAAAGAAGACGCAATGGCATGTATGGAGTTGATTCTTTGGAAAGCGAAAGAAGAAGCGAAGTTGCAATAAAACGACGCTTAACCCGAATAACTGTTCGATCCGACCTAATCACGTATTTCGTTCCAAACATTGTACTTTACTTTACGTATAAAGTACACGATATACGCGTGTCAGCAAGTTAATTATAGAATCGATTGTCATGTAATCATCCGATCGTTCGTTCGTTGGTAGATGATCGAAATTAATCGCACGCAATTCATACTTTTATAAGATTTTGTTATTACAGTGCTTTGGATGTTTGGAATAGTTCGGATGTCTCTAGCGAACATTCGTATCACACTCGTTGAACACAAGGGTCGAGTAAGGCGAAGGGTATCGGCCGCAGCGCGTCTGTTTCTTTGGTTGTCTTTAAAATTCTACAAGATGTAAACTTATTTTTGGAAGTTAAAACTCTTGCAATAAATAAACTGGACTATTTTGTACACGTCGGAGCTTTTCAATCGGTTTGAATCGTTGTCGTTCGTTTAATAGCGAACTAGACGAGTCGCGAACACGAAGGGAAAGTGAAGGGTCGTCGACGAGAGAAGGAATCGAGTGATCGAATGGGTGATTGGAAAATATTTTGGAGCGTTTTTTCCTTcagttttattatataaaactaCATCAATTTTTTTCATCGAAATGTGCGTTAAATCGTGTTACATCGGCACATATCAACAATACGTTCCGATCATTATTCTATCGTTGAAAAGTACGATCGACGTTTACGAAGATTCCGTCCGATCGAACTAGAAATCAGTTTAGAGCAAAGTCTTACGATTTAACCGAGAGTCAGCAGGTACCATAAAATGTTGTGGGGTGAAACGAGCGAGACTCAGTATCGCGAAAACCGTTTTGTTccttctcctattattatcgttactattattactattattatattatattatattatattcattattattattattattatttttatttttattattattattagcaccGTACGAAAAATAATCAAGCGTAGCCTTTCGAATGTATTGCAGTCGATTTTCACGACGTCTTTCCGTCTGTTCTTCTCTCGCTCAGAATCTCGAAGGAACACATTTGAAGAAGAACATACCGTGTTCGCGTCATAGCCGTTGATATTCGTTCACGAAGCTCGCGATCTCTTTTAAAGTGCATCGACATCGAGCAACGTCTTTGTACAAATTTACTTCGAGCGACACATGTTCAAGGTACGTGCTTGAATGTAAATGGTGAAAACGTTTCGTTATCCGTTCGTCGATTGTGTCGGGTAAAAAATAGCTTATTTGCTTCCTTGAAACAAACATTATTGTCAAGATATATTTATAGCCTAATCTTTGGTATAGTTCTTTTTCCTATCGATTTTTACAACGTTGTCGAAACATTAGGCGTATGTAGCGCTCGCACGCGAGTATAAAGCCTGAACAATGCgtgatgtgtgtgtgtgtgggtaGATAGGTAGGTGTGAAGCGGAGTCAGGGGAACAACATGACATTTCGCGTACAACCGATTCCGGTTGGGGAACATTGAGTTTGCGATTTATCGATCGTTTCGTCGAGAAGCGAAACTATTGATCGCGCGATGACATAACAAGATAAATGGTGTGACGCGTTCGCAAATTATCGTGCATTTTTGAGTATtcttttcgctcgattcaggtAACGGTATATCAAGGAAACGAACAATGTATGCGCGGTACGTGGAAAATTGACGGTAATCCTGCTTGACAACGTTGAACGATGTTACGTTCTTGATCTTGATTCGCTTATGAAACAAATTACGAATATTACTTGATAAGAGAAAGTAGTAGTATTGAACGTTGCCGGAAGATTACCGCGCGCGCGTATCGAGACGAGCAGAAGACGAGCCGGAACGACGGTAAATGAAGAAAGGGATGATAACGTTAATCGATTTGCCGTTCGATGTCCGTAATTTTCTATCCGTTTGTTCGCCTAAATAGTAGGTAAAGTTTTAAAGGATAAAGTTGCGCGTCGTTTTCACGCTATGTGAGCTAGCATCGGTGGAAGACTTGAACGGAATCATGGGTTATAAAAACAATCGAAACGCGTAAGTGTACATAGTTAGGTAGGTACGTACGTACAGGTACAGGCTGATCGCGTAACTTTATATCGTTCCGATTTCGTCGATCGAGACGACAGAGAACGGACGAGAGAGTTTGTTACGAGTCTTCCGAagcgtttaaaaataaattatccgTATGTCTTGTCCGATCTTCGAACTAGCAAACCACTTCCGAATCTCGTGATCGGTTGCAAATGCATCGAATAAAGATTCTTTCGAGCGTAATTGGTTAAATTTGCTCGTAGTTCTGTtggttttgtttaaaaaataaagccCGTAATTTCACGTATTATTTATCCGATACCTGAGGACAAAACGACACCCGACACAGTGGAATCGAATCGAGTCGAACATTTCGATTTGACAAAAGAGGAGACACTGTCTTTATCCGATTTTCGTGAAACGCCGTACAACGATATACGATACTTTCGTAAAAGCACAGCCTCGTTAAGGGTCACGGTGTGACTGGGCGACATAATATAATTACGTGATTCTCCCTCAGCGAATCGCTTGTATGTACGTCTCGATAATGAAGAGGATTTCGTTCCTCTCCGCGCGGTTCGATTTTTATTTGAGGGGGCGAGGTAGAGAGAGGGAGGTTAGGAGCAAGAAAATCAATGACGCGAGAATAACGATCGGTGTAGAAGAGAAAAGAAATTCcgttgaaataaaattgttcgACGCGGCGCATCAACGCGTCGTAAGCTGTCGAGACAGAAAAGTGTGTGCATCCGATCAGAAAATTCGACCGGGCCGAATTTTAAACGGTCCGCGTTTTTAGGGAGCGATCGGTTGATCGGAATCCTGATCGCCGACGAGATAGAGAAATTGGAAAGCGATCGCTAGCAAACTGATGCCCAGTAAGTCTCCCATCGCTGTCAAGTACGGAATCGCTGAATTGTCGGGATCGATTTTTCGTTTCCACATCCAATGTATCATGATGTAAGCGATGTAGAGGAGAGCAGCGACTTGCAGCATAGCGGCGCAGAGGTAAACGAACACGAACAGAGGCGTCAACGAGGTGTTGCCATCCTTCATATAATTGATCAGATAAATGAAAATGATGTGACCCGGTATAACCATCGCCATTAGAACCCTGGTCGTCCTCGCGTGCATACCTGCAATAGGAATATAAGGGgaagataaaaaatgaaataaacgatCTATACCTTGGAAAACACTTACCTTTACCGAAAAAGTTTGCGATAGGCGTGATAAAAATGACGGGATGCGTGTGACCCGGCGGTATCAGAAGCGTTCCTAGTTCCGCTTGTTTGTGAAGAGCCGTCGATATTCTGCTCGCCTGCACCGCTACCAAATTTCCGCCCACGCCGTTGATAACCGGTTGGAAGACGGTCAAATTCTCGAACCGTGACACCATGAATTCTAATATCAAACCGCCGCAACTGCGTAACAGGAAGAGGAAAAGAGTAAGAGTAAAGCGGTAAGAACGTTAGTAATCGAAGAAGGTAAGCTATTCACCTGCTGATCAACATAGCGATCATGACGGGAGTCCAGCCGGAATAAAGGACATCGTTGGTGTATCTGTTCTTTTTGGCGATCCATACCCAGAGCGGCGTGACCAACAGGTAGCAGGCTATGACGAGAGGCGCGACCCAATCTTGCTTGTTTATCGACTCGTAAAGAATGGTCGAGATCCAAGAGAGCAGAGCCAAGGACGTGATGTCACCGAGGCTCGCGGCTATCGGGGTCGCAACGTTGTCCGGGTTGATGTGACAGTGTCGCGAGAAAACGATCACTCCCGCGGTGATCAATCCGAGGACGAACGATGCCAAAGACGCGGTAACCAGGCTGCTCGCGCACAACAGGTAAGCGTGATCCAACGAGATGGTACCGTTCCGAAATGCCCCCATCACGATCGCCACTACCGAGCCCAGAAATCCAACCACTATCGCTTGGCACTGCCAACACGAACTGGTCTTCTTTAACGCGAACGTCGACACGATCGAACGACGGCGcaacgatcgattgaacggagAAACAAAAAAATCGTAATGTACGCGATTCCATGATTTAACGGAACGATATCTATTCTCGTTAGTAGGTTGTGCTCGAAGGTCGTTTACCGTAATCAAATAAAATCGTGGCGCCGATGATAAGACGTCCGCGAGTCGCGTATACGTatgctacatatgtacattgtCGACAGAAAGATTTCGCTCGCGAATAATTTTGGAAAGAGCTGGAAGGAGAAATTGAAGGAACGAAAGGACTGGAAGGAAATACGGAGGGCCAAGAGAGGCTAGAAACCTGAACGAAACGCGAATTGAACTTACTTGAATGAGAACTAGGTTTCCAACGATCATGTACCACTGCTGTTTCGGCGTGTCCATGTGTCCAAGATTCGCTTGAGTAGAGAGACGCGATGCGAGGGTCATTTCCAAGTTGCCTTTTAAGCCCAATAGCGCCGGTACCAAGATCATTAGTTCGCTGACCTTATCGAACACGACCCAATGCTGC
This genomic interval from Megachile rotundata isolate GNS110a unplaced genomic scaffold, iyMegRotu1 scaffold0229, whole genome shotgun sequence contains the following:
- the LOC100879253 gene encoding solute carrier family 41 member 1; the protein is MIEDQAHQHPVRLPPDKHARIDVTGGRFENDQCKEPLLSEKQTSHRITPVDEARPRAHASESTGTSSVTGTNSMVTATVTTANSNAWTDTVVGVNTALVAAAAATATATETVATATATNNNKSLDDDCVQVPIFDEGTTDSSRLPDVVAESKIYGVTEDEPLESYLAITIQVFIPFLIAGLGMVGAGLVLDLVQHWVVFDKVSELMILVPALLGLKGNLEMTLASRLSTQANLGHMDTPKQQWYMIVGNLVLIQCQAIVVGFLGSVVAIVMGAFRNGTISLDHAYLLCASSLVTASLASFVLGLITAGVIVFSRHCHINPDNVATPIAASLGDITSLALLSWISTILYESINKQDWVAPLVIACYLLVTPLWVWIAKKNRYTNDVLYSGWTPVMIAMLISSCGGLILEFMVSRFENLTVFQPVINGVGGNLVAVQASRISTALHKQAELGTLLIPPGHTHPVIFITPIANFFGKGMHARTTRVLMAMVIPGHIIFIYLINYMKDGNTSLTPLFVFVYLCAAMLQVAALLYIAYIMIHWMWKRKIDPDNSAIPYLTAMGDLLGISLLAIAFQFLYLVGDQDSDQPIAP